Proteins from a single region of Kluyveromyces lactis strain NRRL Y-1140 chromosome C complete sequence:
- the PRD1 gene encoding metalloendopeptidase (similar to uniprot|P25375 Saccharomyces cerevisiae YCL057W PRD1 Zinc metalloendopeptidase found in the cytoplasm and intermembrane space of mitochondria): protein MRNVLANLRFKSATSLVVIPTLAFASFQFNAIRSIMTKTDFVVPQAAPSWNYTTEELLKQTHEAIDSSNELLDSLESISNPSVENFVTPYLHHENTISPLFNQLTFLQHVSSDKELRDTSTKVTELIENFGIESSLRFKLFRQFDIVWNQLKDDAQFKKDHFEIYKFVEKCHKDFLRSGLNLPEEQRDKVKEIKKKISNNSLQFSKNLGEQNEFITFTKEELIGVSENVMKQFETVDEDGITKYKVTFKYPDIFPVLKSAKNAETRKRAFIGDQNKVPQNEALFLETLQLRNDLAELLNYDSYADYNLDIKMAKKEEAVLTFLNDLKNKLKPLGEKELTKLKNLKEEECKELNTPYDRRYYIWDNRYYDNQYLKKNFQIDEEKIAEYFPLESTIKGMLQIYETVLKLKFIEEDNGDTWHPDVKKLSVWKMDDNFPSFVGWIYFDLHPREGKYGHAANFGISSSFLKSDGSRSYPVTALVCNFSKPTKDKPALLKHSELTTFFHELGHGIHDLVGGNDIGRFNGPSATPWDFVEAPSQMLEFWTWNKKELKSLSKHYQTEEKIPDSLLDSLVRTKHINGALFALRQLHFGLFDMKVHTTKDISKLNVTELWNSLREEICLIDNGDIQTKGFNSFGHIMSDSYSAGYYGYMWADVFASDMYYTKFLEDPLNSDVGVQYRDIILARGGLYEIEDNLTEFLGRKPNNKAFLKELGL, encoded by the coding sequence ATGCGTAACGTATTAGCCAACTTGCGTTTTAAGTCAGCTACTTCGTTAGTTGTTATACCGACGTTAGCGTTTGCCAGTTTCCAATTTAACGCTATAAGGAGCATAATGACGAAAACtgattttgttgttccaCAAGCCGCTCCATCCTGGAACTATACTACGGAAGAGCTTTTGAAACAGACTCATGAGGCAATTGATTCTTCAAACGAACTATTGGATAGTTTGGAATCTATTTCCAACCCTTCAGTGGAGAACTTTGTAACGCCGTATCTACATCATGAAAACACAATCTCCCCTCTTTTTAACCAGCTGACATTTTTACAACATGTGTCTTCTGACAAAGAATTGAGAGATACGTCAACAAAGGTGACAGAACTGATTGAAAACTTTGGAATTGAATCTTCCTTGAGGTTCAAGCTTTTCAGGCAGTTTGACATAGTGTGGAACCAATTGAAGGACGACGCTCAATTCAAAAAGGACCATTTTGAGATCTATAAGTTTGTAGAGAAATGTCATAAGGACTTTTTGAGATCTGGGTTGAACTTACctgaagaacaaagagATAAggtcaaagaaatcaagaaaaagatatCGAATAACTCCTTGCAATTTTCGAAGAATTTGGGTGAACAAAATGAATTCATAACATTcacaaaagaagaacttatTGGGGTGTCTGAAAACGTGATGAAACAATTCGAGACAGTTGACGAGGATGGTATCACAAAATATAAGGTCACATTCAAGTACCCCGATATTTTCCCGGTGCTAAAGTCTGCTAAGAATGCTGAGACCAGGAAGAGAGCCTTCATTGGTGATCAAAACAAAGTACCACAAAATGAGGCCTTGTTTCTGGAAACTTTGCAGTTAAGAAATGATTTGGCTGAGCTTCTTAACTACGACTCGTATGCAGATTATAACCTTGACATTAAAATGGCGAAGAAGGAGGAGGCTGTCTTGACATTTTTGAATGACTTGAAGAATAAGTTGAAACCATTAGGTGAAAAGGAACTtacaaaattgaaaaatttgaaggaagaGGAATGTAAAGAGCTAAATACTCCATACGATAGAAGATACTATATTTGGGATAATCGTTACTATGATAATCAatacttgaagaaaaactTCCAAATCGACGAGGAAAAAATTGCAGAATATTTCCCATTAGAATCCACTATTAAGGGTATGCTACAAATCTACGAGACggttttgaaattaaaattCATTGAGGAGGACAATGGGGACACATGGCATCCAGATGTAAAAAAGCTTTCCGTGTGGAAGATGGACGATAACTTTCCATCATTTGTAGGCTGGATTTACTTCGATTTACATCCAAGAGAAGGAAAATACGGACATGCCGCCAATTTCGGAATCAGTTCTTCCTTCCTCAAATCTGACGGGTCTAGGTCTTACCCTGTAACTGCTCTAGTGTGCAACTTCTCGAAGCCAACCAAAGATAAACCAGCTCTATTAAAACATAGCGAATTGACAACTTTCTTCCATGAACTAGGTCACGGTATTCACGATCTTGTGGGGGGAAACGATATTGGTAGGTTTAATGGACCAAGTGCAACTCCATGGGATTTCGTGGAAGCTCCATCTCAAATGTTAGAATTCTGGACCTGGaataaaaaagaacttAAATCCTTATCCAAACATTATCAAACAGAAGAGAAGATCCCGGACTCTCTTTTAGACTCTTTAGTCCGTACAAAGCATATCAATGGTGCTCTCTTTGCGTTAAGGCAATTGCATTTTGGTTTATTTGACATGAAAGTTCACACTACTAAAGACATCTCTAAGTTAAACGTCACTGAATTATGGAATTCTTTAAGAGAAGAGATTTGCCTAATTGATAATGGGGATATTCAAACGAAGggtttcaattctttcgGACATATAATGTCTGATTCTTACTCCGCTGGGTACTATGGATACATGTGGGCGGATGTTTTTGCGTCAGATATGTACTATACCAAATTTTTGGAGGACCCGTTGAATAGCGATGTGGGCGTTCAGTACAGGGATATAATCTTGGCACGCGGCGGGCTATACGAAATCGAAGATAATCTCACGGAATTTTTGGGCAGAAAGCCAAACAACAAAGCATTCTTAAAGGAATTAGGTTTGTAA
- a CDS encoding uncharacterized protein (no similarity), which yields MAEKTTSTDISYSLETRPIIHISPESNFLESFALPFSTYLLVMSPTQQSTEESSNYNYPVCPDKVAVLLPCVFWTKIREKPANNQILYRYTIMIGITMYLLARPTLWYYFHCSYITKNVVFSVFVLYDPRHHGRPFCHLSQFSSPFLYYPL from the coding sequence ATGGCAGAAAAAACTACCTCAACTGATATCTCGTACTCATTGGAGACCCGTCCAATCATTCACATATCTCCAGAAAGCAACTTTTTGGAAAGTTTTGCTCTTCCATTTTCTACTTATCTTCTAGTCATGTCACCAACACAACAGAGTACAGAAGAATCAAGCAACTATAATTACCCGGTCTGTCCGGACAAAGTTGCTGTGTTACTCCCATGTGTTTTTTGGACCAAAATAAGAGAAAAACCTGCTAACAACCAAATTTTATATCGATATACGATCATGATTGGCATCACTATGTACCTACTGGCGAGGCCTACCCTATGGTACTATTTTCATTGTAGTTACATCACAAAGAATGTAGTTTTCTCTGTATTTGTTCTCTATGATCCTCGCCACCACGGGCGTCCTTTTTGCCACCTGTCCCAATTTTCATCTCCCTTTTTGTATTACCCTCTCTAA
- the PEX34 gene encoding Pex34p (conserved hypothetical protein) produces the protein MCGDKEDDTEKLLDATKTIKSLIANEDAPSNSLEDLLIDSLTSVSSFFDDLYLLRSFGIISDTNFLYQKLNKGDIGSKVWLVSLLLSIRRSLTRLYTLIRLKLKLRKECMNIASTYSPGFKKLVKEKILAESNQLSLKIRSLCMDLLQDLLYMIIVSIDIFKINLSLKFKRALELISSAATVLKFVSSSYQISL, from the coding sequence ATGTGTGGGGATAAGGAGGACGACACAGAAAAGTTGCTTGATGCAACTAAGACTATAAAATCATTAATTGCCAACGAAGATGCCCCTTCAAATTCACTTGAAGATTTGCTAATAGATAGCTTGACCtctgtttcttcatttttcgATGATTTGTACCTACTACGAAGCTTTGGAATAATAAGCGATACCAATTTCTTATATCAAAAGTTAAATAAAGGGGACATTGGCTCGAAAGTATGGTTGGTGagccttcttctttcgaTAAGACGATCATTGACTCGATTATATACGCTGATTAGGCTGAAATTAAaacttcgaaaagaatGTATGAATATTGCCTCAACATACTCCCCAGGCTTTAAAAAGCTGGTCAAGGAAAAAATTCTGGCCGAGAGCAACCAATTGAGCCTAAAGATTAGGTCTTTATGCATGGATCTGCTACAGGATTTACTGTATATGATCATCGTCTCTATAGACATATTCAAGATTAATCTCTCGTTGAAATTTAAAAGGGCACTTGAGTTGATTTCAAGTGCGGCAACAGTTTTGAAGTTTGTATCGAGTAGCTATCAAATTAGCCTATAA